The nucleotide sequence TAATGCCTCTACTGCTACACTAAATAGAGGAAGGGGAGAGGGTGTGGAAAGTACAAAACAACTTAAAAGGCCAAGAGTGATGGGAATGGGTGTGTTTCAAGCAGAAAATGGCTTCAAAACTTTGAATGTAAGTGTATATTCCTTGTGGTATTCAATTTATTTTGTATAGTTGTGATAActtatttactttattctttcTCTGTAGCCTGGCATGCCAAGTAGTAGAATAGTAGACATACCAAGTACTAGAATAGAGCCCATAGGACCAACAATGATAACAAGGTCAGCTGATGTAACTGGTGACATTGGTTTCAAGCCAAGTAGTGGACTGAAATGGAAAGGGAAACCAGCAATCACGACAAGAAGGCTGCAAGAGATTAGAGGGCAACATAGAATTCAAACAAGGACTGGTGTATCAAAAAACCTAAGCCAGAATAGCAGTTCTGCACATCCTTAGTTCTGCCATAAACAATGTATATGGTTGTTTTTGTTGACTGCAATCTGCAGTTTTTGTATATGTAAGCTAGACAGTTGGTTGTTTTTGTTGATTGCAATCTGCAGTTTTTGTATATGTAAGCTACACAGTTGGTTGTTTTTGTTGACTGCAATCTGCAGCTGTTATCCTATTAGAACAAATAATGTGTTAGTTATTGATTGTTGCCTTAGTACATTTGATGTTTTGTTGACTGATTTTGGTGGTGTTTATGAAATGTGGTAACTATATTTCTATGAAATTCAGTGGTGTCTTGCCATTTATATAAATCAACATATTGAGACTTATATATAAAAGTTGAAAGAATCTAGGAATCGATCATGGCAAGTGGGTTTAATACATAATTCACTTCCACATAGCATATATTAAAATGAAGTTACATACCATAATGACAAAAACAACTACTACTGCAGAAAGACTGCTATTACAGCTTCTTTTGATCAACACAAACAACTACTACTGCAGCAAGACTGCTATTACAGCTTCATTTGATCAACACATAACAACAAAGACAAAACACAATACACAAAATGAACTTCCTATTAAGCCAACACCAGCCCCCCTTATCTTTTTCATCATCCTTGGTATTTTTCAGACTTTCAAGCTCAACCAACTACATCTTGAGGCTTTCATAATGTGCCAAATCttctttcatctctttaattttGTCGAACAATCTTGGAAGAATAAACTTTGATCTTTCGTCAACTTCATTGTCCCTCCATTGAAAAAATTTGCAACTCTTggcttgaattttttttaaattggaaTCAATTTAATGACAACATACAAAGATAATCAACCACATTAGACGAGTTAGAAATGAACACATACACCATAGCAGGGGCAAGACCAAAATCTTCGGCCCGGATTACGCTTCGACCAAGAAGTCTGCATTTGCAGCAAAAATCCATGTTTACATCGCACCTGAACATTCAGCATTGGGTCTTCATCGTCCATACACAGTCTATTCAAGTTGGTATTTGCCATTTCATAACCCTAAttcctaaaatataaaaattgggGAAGAAATTTCAAACCATAACATAAAGATTATGAAATCGAATTGACTGAAGATTAGTATTTTAAGAATTATGTGATTGAAACTCACCTCAATTTCAGCTGCAGTAGCAGCAATTCTTCAACAATGGTAGAGAATCTTTTAGTTTAGAAAGAGGGATAAAGATAATGGGTTAAATTAAAATAGGTGATTTTAACATTTGGGACCCTTTTATGGCTTATTTGGCATTACATGTGGCCAATGAATGGCAGACAAGTCTTTTAAAATCAGGCCTCACGCGCTTGGAAGAGGTGTAGTCACGGTTGGGTTTAATTGATCAAATAATGACAAATAAATTACGGTAAAAAaaagttcaggggggtaataggACCCCCGAAAAGAAAAGGTGTGTAATTGGCAAATGGGTCATACGATGGGGTGAATTTTATGCATTATCCCTTTTAAATTAGTAGAAAATTCTTCTCATTTTTACGTCTTAAAAATCCAAAATGAGAATAGAGAACTTCTTGCTAGGGAATTTACTCGGCATGAATCTAATTAGTCAATACTACTAGGTTTCAGATATCAGAGTAGATATTGTTTTAAATAAGCATTCTCCAAATTAAATGCTAGACTCTAAGCTTGTGCTTCATATTGTTTACAGATGTTTGACAGATTCAAGCAGGCTTACATTCACGTGTTCATCTTGCAGAAACACTGACTACACATTCAAAAGGTTGCAAAAATTTTCTTATTTGTGTAATAGTGGTGTTCTTTGCAACTACAGGCATCCAGAAGAAGTCTAGCTGCGCATAACCTTGGGTTCATTTGCAATTTTAAGTGCTTGATTGGCATATATCATCCACAAAATGCATAAGAATTGTCTTTGTTGATTACGTACATGCAGAAATTGACTATAATTAAAGTGTTGATAAACTCTATTTTATACTCTACGAAATAGAATACAGAAAAAAATTGAATATTGCAGAGGGTACTGTTCCAATACTAGGACTGAGATTTGAGAAATCTGCATATGGTAGTCTCTCAATAATTCAAGATGTAAGATGGCTATAGCCAACTTACGAGAGCAACGCAATAATTGTTCCTTACATTCAATTTTACACCAGATACAAAATCATATTAATAAAGTTAATACACCAGAAATTCAATCAAAAACGATTCATTCATATTCATATTCAATACATCATTGAACAAGCAAAAACTTTAAAACCTAACATTTTTAAACCCCGACAAAAGTACCCAACCTTTACATTCCCTAAAATCCACCAAATCTCAAATCTAAGAACTAGTAAATTTGGTTACAGCCTTAGTCCCTTCAGAAACAGCATGTTTAGCCAATTCCCCAGGCAAAACAAGTCTAACAGCAGTCTGAATTTCCCTAGAAGTAATAGTAGGCTTCTTATTATACCTAGCCAATCTAGAAGATTCCTGAGCAAGTTTctcaaatatatcatttatgAAACTGTTCATTATTCCCATAGCCTTACTTGAAATTCCAATATCAGGATGAACTTGTTTCAGCACCTTGAAAATGTAGATCTTGTAAGTCTCTACACTCTTCTttgctctcttcttcttcttcttatcagcACCAGATGCGCCAGCTTCCTTTGGAAGCTTCTTTCCGGCCTTTGGTTTCTTCTCTGCTGGGGCTTTTTCGGCCTTTTTCTCCTCTGTTGCTACTGGTTTCTTCTCCGCTGGCTTTTTCTCTGCTTTAGGTGCCATTGAAACTGAGCTTAGAAATCGAAAACTGGGTTTAGTAATAGAGAATTGTTATGTGAGAAAGGAGAAGAGGGGGTGAGATTTATATAGAGTTTTTGCGGTGTGAGATTTGATTGGTTAGATTGGGGTGACGCGGATCGTGAATATGGGCCGTTGATTTAATGTAAAAAGGACGTTTAAGATTTGTTGATATGTGTGTCATGCTACACGTGGGCGTATATTATTGGTTTTAAGTAGTTTTCGCGGATAGCGATATTAGTTGTTCGATGGGAGGATGAATGAACGGTAGATTAAGCCGTTAAGGTTTTGCGAGGCATGtaagaataatttgaatttggCACTAGTAAATTCAATATTTCTAGCTTAGGCGGGAAACAAAACATGAGGCCAAATTGTTATTATTTGACATAACGATAACTTCTGAGAATATAAGGATAATTTAATGAATAATCGTTcagtttttatttttctaatcAAAGTCATTAAATTTTGTTTTGTTATGAAAAAGTTACTGAATTTTATCTAACTATTAAAAGTTACCGAACCAACTTTTTGTAAACAAAGAGTCCTTCAACTTTGCTCGAGTATCAAAGAAAGTATCTCATTCGTTTAATTGTTTCCTTCTAGTAATATTTAAGCAAAATTGAGTATTTTTGTtgttacaaaaaataatttagtaatttttttaaCATGTAATAAAGTTGAGTAAATTTTTTGTTACAAAGAATAGTTTAATAACTAtgatcaagaaaaagaaaaaatttaatgaTCAACACTAAAAATTAACATGATTTTCTAATTTGTCCATCTTATTTAATTTCACCCAGATTGATTGAACATGAACTTTAAAGTTTAAATTGGATAATGTTTCTTATTGTTTCATCAATGTTTCTCCTTTTCTAATTACGACACCTTGTTATGTTTCGTGCCTAAGAAATTAAGACAAAACAAAGTAACAACATTTGCcattgtcacaccccttttttcacCTTACTAAACCctcttaaaatatataaaaagagtTTTGAAACTCAAAAGGGTTTTCAAACATGTAAGTGACAAAAATTTGTGTTCAAAATGattttttcagagtcgccatcTGACATTGGTTTCGGTGTGTCAGGCCACTTTACAAatgattttttccttttaaaacactttggactcAAAAACTAAGTCagcaccagagattcgggtaagggggttcatttgactcggggagaaggtgttaggcactccccaagtcctgTGAAAGTCGCGGTTGCGTACTCAATCTAGTTGGCTTTTAGaatattcaaattgaggtaaaaataaacacataaaagaaaaataaacacacaagaggctTGAGGCCGTCCCCAcgtaataaaagaaaaataaaaacaaaaacaaaaatactaCGAGTTCTACTATCGACCTCCAAATACAAATGCTTCGGGGCATACcccggaataaaatatatacaaatccttcggggcattccccggataataATGAACTAAAAGGGGACGACCTCTAGcctcgaaaaagaaaaataaacaaatagaCGACCTAATACTTGCTTACCCAGGTGGTCAGCCTAATCATGCTCCTAGCGATTAAGTAAgaagagtaaaataaaaataatttaaagtaaaTGAAATTCTTTTCATGTTCATtccttttaacttttaattttcatgtATTTAGACCGAGCTCAATCCtaaagcatgtaatttaattaaatactaGTGGGCTCGATCTTTTCCCAATTTCTCACGGCTCAATATCATTTAAACAAGTATAGATTAGCCAAAGGAGATAAGCATCCAGAATACATAAACTAGAGTAAGAATACAAATAATAGTTGAAAGAAATACATGGTGGATCCAAAGTGATAAGAGCCTTTTAAATTCCATTTTAGCCCATCCTTGTATCTTGTCCCTTGACTTTTAAGAAATCGAATAACATCAAGTTGACCTTAGTCACTCAAAATTAGCACACCAGCAAACACACTAATATGAATTGAAAATTTTCAAACCTACACTACACGTCTGAGCATATTCACATAGCATTCACCACACTCCAGCATATTAAACATATTGAAATAACATCATGGGTATTTGGACAAAAGCAATCTGGATTTTAAGTGAAAGTACATCAACTAAGACACAACCAGAAACTTGCAAAAATTACAATAGTCATTCTTAGAAGGTGACCTGCCAACTTCCTATGAACGATTTAGTCTTATAGCTCAAGCGGGAATCGATTCAAGATTAACGATTTAGGATGATAGAACCAAACAAGCATTCATTTTATGTGCAGGAGCATAAACAATATAGACACATTGGCTGCTGGAAACAAAGTTAGCTCAACTACCATTACAAACCGACAGTTATGTTTAACCAACCAATCATCAAGCTAGCAAAAGAATTCAGCCATATATCGAGTTAATAGTTAGTCATTTTATCATCTAATACACTGGAACTTCTGATAATCTAAGATGTTATCCATTTAAGACTTTTTGATTATGTTATATCCAATTTCAATCATGGTAAAGGATAGAGTAAGACATAGAGATACTATCACCACAGCATGGACACTAACTTAGCATTCCAGAGACATCGAGTTCAAAACAACGTGGCTAATCAACCATTCATGTGGCCAACAGAAGAAGGAAGCCAATAAAAACAGCAGTCTGTGCTTACACATAGCTACAAGAAATTTACTCAGATCTCCCAGTCAAACGAGATGGAACATGCTTCTACAGGAAAACAAACATGTTACAATACCATCTTAGACTAGATTTCTCACATAAATGCGAAACTAAGCAAGGAGATGCTACTTCATTCAGTCAGAACTAAGCAAGGAAACTAAGCACACTTTAAGCACAAAGATGATAACAGAGCACCCCATTACAACTCAAAAAGAGCAAATGTGATTTAACTATTCTTCTAGCTAAAACCTGAAGTTCGAATTCATATTGATCAATTACCTCCAGGCTCTTATCAGGCTGAGATCAcaccaaagaaaataaaattaagggGGGAGGAAATAAACCTGAAATTAAATTTTGATTAATAACACTTCAACGGCTACAATGATTCACACAGAATGAATTCGAACAAAGGGTTGTGACAGGAATCACGAACCAGCAGCAAGAATCGAGCAACGCCGGGAAATCGAACCCACCTCGAACAACCACTCAAATCAGTCGAACTCCATATTTGAAACTAGAATCCAAAATTAAAATGAAGAAACAACGATCCacttctttgatttttctttttttgggaaCCAAAAGAACACTAAAAGAGAACTCTAATTTTTCGAATGAATTGAAATTAGAAGAACAACCGAAAATCCGAAAATCCTAGCTCTTTCTCCCAAAGTTTCTCCGATTTTTCTGCCCAAAGAACCCTAATTTTTCTTCCCTTTCTCCCTCTTCAATTCTGCCCAGAAACCTCTATATAAAGGAACCCTAGAAGCTTCTTCTTACTTCCTCTCCAAGATATtcgaaaattttctcaaaaaaatcccaaccccccccccccaaaaaaaaattcgAATTTTATCCCTTTTGATGGCAATCAAGGACAGATGGACGGAGTAGATCGAGTGTAACTCGATTCTACGCCTCCAATTTTTCCATTTTTGCCTAAAAAAGataaaatcaaaaaaagagaTGAAGAGAAAATGCGTCTTTCATGATTAGGGACACGTGGAGAAAGGAGAAGGGATGAAGGGGGGACCGTGGGGGACCAGTTGAGGTCGACACCTGAAAAAATGATTTTTCCAGCGGGTTGGGGGGTGTTGGCGACGGGCAAAAGTGTTGACAAAGGGGGCTTTTGGGTAGATAGAAATAGGGTtaggtttttttaatattattaggtTTATATATTTAGGTGGGGGTGAATAATGACCCTTGGATTAGAATTAATGGGTGGCTAGGATTAGATGGGAAAAATGGGGTGGGTTTGGTGAGGTATGGGCTGCCTGATTTGGGCAAGGTTTGATTGGGCTCCGAAATTTTACAAAATTGGGTCAAAAGAAAGCTGAAAATTCAATTTAAATACCTACAAAAATATAAAGACTTATAATTGATTTTGATAAActattaatattaaaaataaaaactaaaaattaaagttaaaactatttttggtattttcaaagattataTTAGAATAAAAATAGGCTAAAAAGAATATATCTTTCTAAAAATACCTAATACTGAATTAAATAGAAAAgtgaaactatattttttttgtttgtatttttcaatttttgtgcctaaaaatagaattaaatttaataataaagtgaaatcctatagaaataaattcaaataaatatcctaaaAATACCAGGACTATCAAAGGTAATTCTAATGTGcgagtcaaaaattacatgtctacagctgcccctctttgatgaGGAACACAGAGTGTTTTCAGATAAAGAATAACAAGACATGTTTTTTGACCCggcccttatttagagagactagaactaaaagaaaagagaatatgACCGAACCCTGATATCTGAGTTGCGTACATGTCctggttataaaggaatcaggccacgtgtagttcataAGTGAGAAGGACgatggagtaccgaggtggagGGTCGAGTGAAGTGTCGTCGAGGTTCCGCTCCGCAGTTCCtgccattacatcaaaaataaaaagaaaaattacaacaaaagtaaaaggaaaatacaagatcctatctacttcttgtcttgaatcttccttgaatctctACTTGATCCTTCAACATGAAATTGAAAAATGGACCCtgttctttaggcgggctcctgatgcttctcTGACTCGAACTTAGAAATtaaaagttgaccctgttcttcaggcgggctcctgatgcctcttgaatttgataattgaaagtagctctgaaatgaattccctcgttttccaggtgggcgcctgccactgattcaaaattgaaataaattctctcattctccaggtgggtgataattgtgatttctacatgttttataccattcttacctaagctttgtgcattaactgccataaattagtcccaaaatgcttacaagttgcgcttgattgcaggtttgaacgacaagatgacaaatattaaatatcggctcaaaaaggagtgaaatctgccaagtgtcaaaagacaatAAAAGGGGGGAACAAAAtgacctgtgcggtccgcactgttttgtcacgcggccgcacaggagagttcagaggctgagcattttcaaggtcaacctgcgcggtccgcactgttttgccACGCGGCCGCACAGAAAAGTTCAGAGGCCATGCTATTTTAAGTCAAGCTACG is from Nicotiana tabacum cultivar K326 chromosome 18, ASM71507v2, whole genome shotgun sequence and encodes:
- the LOC107771320 gene encoding histone H2B-like; amino-acid sequence: MAPKAEKKPAEKKPVATEEKKAEKAPAEKKPKAGKKLPKEAGASGADKKKKKRAKKSVETYKIYIFKVLKQVHPDIGISSKAMGIMNSFINDIFEKLAQESSRLARYNKKPTITSREIQTAVRLVLPGELAKHAVSEGTKAVTKFTSS